The Vallicoccus soli genome window below encodes:
- the tilS gene encoding tRNA lysidine(34) synthetase TilS translates to MAGPAPAVADVRRAVRAGLAGLAGLEPGALVLVACSGGADSLALAAATASVAPRAGLRAGAVTVDHGLQEGSAARAGAVAGVLRRLGLDPVEVAAVRVGGRGGPEAAARDARYAALRSAAAAHGAAAVLLGHTRDDQAETVLLGLARGSGARSLAGMAAVGVLPGGPAGPGGPGGAQGPALLRPLLGLDRGTTRAACAALGLAPWDDPHNADPAYARARARHRALPALEAALGPGVAAALARTADLLRDDADALDAWASRAAAACTGPDGTLDAAGLAAEPAAVRRRVLRRAALAAGCPAGALTAGHLAALDGLLTRWRGQGPLDLPGGVGAARRCGRLSLARRAAGGGSGA, encoded by the coding sequence GTGGCCGGCCCGGCCCCCGCCGTCGCCGACGTGCGCCGCGCCGTCCGGGCCGGCTTGGCCGGGCTCGCCGGGCTGGAGCCCGGCGCCCTCGTCCTCGTCGCCTGCAGCGGCGGGGCCGACTCGCTCGCGCTCGCTGCCGCCACCGCCTCCGTGGCACCGCGGGCCGGGCTGCGCGCCGGGGCGGTCACCGTCGACCACGGGCTGCAGGAGGGCTCCGCGGCGCGGGCGGGCGCCGTCGCCGGGGTGCTGCGGCGGCTCGGGCTCGACCCGGTCGAGGTCGCGGCCGTACGGGTCGGGGGGCGCGGCGGCCCCGAGGCGGCGGCCCGCGACGCCCGGTACGCCGCCCTGCGCTCCGCCGCCGCCGCGCACGGCGCCGCGGCGGTCCTGCTCGGGCACACCCGCGACGACCAGGCCGAGACCGTCCTGCTCGGGCTCGCCCGCGGGTCGGGCGCGCGCTCGCTGGCCGGGATGGCGGCGGTGGGGGTGCTGCCGGGCGGGCCGGCCGGGCCGGGCGGGCCGGGCGGCGCGCAGGGGCCGGCGCTGCTGCGCCCCCTGCTCGGGCTCGACCGCGGCACGACCCGGGCCGCGTGCGCGGCGCTCGGCCTCGCCCCGTGGGACGACCCGCACAACGCCGACCCGGCGTACGCCCGGGCCCGCGCGCGCCACCGGGCCCTGCCCGCGCTCGAGGCGGCGCTGGGGCCGGGGGTCGCCGCGGCGCTGGCCCGCACGGCGGACCTGCTGCGCGACGACGCGGACGCGCTCGACGCCTGGGCCTCGCGCGCCGCGGCCGCCTGCACCGGCCCCGACGGCACGCTCGACGCGGCGGGCCTGGCCGCGGAGCCGGCGGCCGTGCGGCGCCGGGTGCTGCGCCGGGCGGCGCTCGCGGCGGGCTGCCCGGCCGGCGCCCTGACGGCCGGCCACCTGGCCGCGCTCGACGGCCTGCTCACCCGGTGGCGGGGCCAGGGGCCGCTCGACCTGCCCGGCGGTGTCGGCGCCGCGCGGCGCTGTGGCAGGCTCTCCCTGGCCCGCCGGGCGGCGGGCGGCGGCAGTGGTGCCTGA
- the hpt gene encoding hypoxanthine phosphoribosyltransferase, producing the protein MDQRDMGADLESVLVSEEQIRTRLGELAAQIDADYAGRDLLLVGVLKGAVMVMADLARALHAPAEMDWMAVSSYGSGTKSSGVVRILKDLDKDIGGRHVLVVEDIIDSGLTLSWLLANLGSRGPASLEVATLLRKPEAAKVEIDVRYVGFEIPNEFVVGYGLDYAERYRNLPFVGTLAPHVYSS; encoded by the coding sequence GTGGACCAGCGGGACATGGGCGCCGACCTCGAGTCGGTGCTCGTGAGCGAGGAGCAGATCCGCACCCGCCTCGGCGAGCTCGCCGCGCAGATCGACGCGGACTACGCGGGCCGCGACCTGCTGCTCGTGGGCGTGCTCAAGGGCGCGGTCATGGTCATGGCCGACCTGGCCCGCGCGCTGCACGCGCCCGCCGAGATGGACTGGATGGCCGTGTCGTCGTACGGCTCGGGGACGAAGTCCTCGGGGGTCGTGCGGATCCTCAAGGACCTCGACAAGGACATCGGCGGGCGGCACGTCCTCGTCGTCGAGGACATCATCGACTCCGGGCTCACCCTGTCGTGGCTGCTCGCCAACCTCGGCTCGCGCGGGCCCGCCTCGCTCGAGGTCGCCACCCTGCTGCGCAAGCCGGAGGCGGCGAAGGTGGAGATCGACGTGCGCTACGTCGGGTTCGAGATCCCCAACGAGTTCGTCGTCGGCTACGGCCTGGACTACGCCGAGCGCTACCGCAACCTGCCCTTCGTGGGCACCCTCGCCCCGCACGTCTACTCCTCCTGA